A single Alcanivorax borkumensis SK2 DNA region contains:
- a CDS encoding DNA polymerase III subunit chi: MTEVTFYLSSKVGEGVRQALAWRIADKALKQGRQVYVHCQNEAHARQLDAQFWQSPPTGFLPHALSSEGQAPVLLGFGDDPGHQHDVLINLSDGVPDFSSRFQRVAEMISGDEAERQQGRERFRFYRDRGFPVTTHELG, translated from the coding sequence ATGACTGAAGTCACTTTCTATCTCAGCAGTAAAGTCGGGGAGGGCGTTCGCCAGGCTCTGGCTTGGCGGATTGCCGATAAAGCGCTGAAACAGGGCCGGCAAGTCTATGTGCATTGCCAAAATGAGGCCCATGCACGGCAGCTGGACGCGCAATTCTGGCAATCTCCCCCAACAGGCTTCTTGCCCCACGCACTAAGCAGTGAAGGTCAGGCTCCGGTATTACTCGGATTCGGTGACGACCCAGGCCATCAGCACGATGTACTGATCAACCTGAGCGATGGAGTGCCCGACTTTTCCTCCCGCTTTCAGCGGGTGGCCGAAATGATCAGCGGCGATGAAGCCGAACGACAACAGGGCCGGGAACGTTTTCGTTTCTACCGGGACCGAGGCTTCCCCGTCACCACCCATGAACTTGGCTGA
- a CDS encoding leucyl aminopeptidase yields the protein MDFAVSNRPLEKSKADALVVLLGKKNDLPQALPSATREQISQFTKAGDFNASKGQLVWLHAPQDLNADRLLLVGTGDSPLSDQGWLSLVHKATKTLASSPVKQAMWLLDDTHTQTLEWQVREGSRVVEESTYRFDNYRSKPAPASNLAKLTFWHAEKDTTLTKAHKTGKAVGLGVNVARDLGNLPPNDCYPEYLSGVARDLGKEYEKLTVKVLSQAQAEKMGMGAFHAVAKGSERQGQIIVMEYKGAKPTKQGPVALVGKGITFDTGGISLKPGATMDEMKYDMGGAASVFGSVKTVCELDLPIHLVAVVAAAENMPDGRAARPGDIVKTLSGQTVEILNTDAEGRLVLCDALTYVQQKHKPHTVIDIATLTGACVVALGAHAQAVYSNDDDLSEALLAAGKETGDRGWPMPLWDEYQGQLDSPFADMQNIGGPKAGSITAACFLSRFTKEVKWAHLDIAGTAWISGGMSKGATGRPVPMLTRYLMDNA from the coding sequence ATGGACTTCGCAGTAAGCAACAGGCCCTTGGAGAAAAGCAAAGCAGATGCGCTAGTGGTATTGCTAGGCAAAAAAAATGACCTTCCTCAGGCCTTGCCCTCCGCCACTCGCGAGCAAATTAGTCAGTTCACCAAGGCCGGCGATTTCAATGCTAGCAAGGGGCAGCTTGTTTGGTTGCACGCGCCCCAAGACCTTAACGCTGACCGCCTGCTGCTGGTCGGCACCGGTGATAGCCCACTCAGCGACCAAGGCTGGCTCTCATTGGTACACAAGGCCACCAAAACCTTGGCCAGCTCTCCGGTTAAGCAGGCTATGTGGCTGCTTGATGACACACACACACAAACACTGGAGTGGCAAGTCCGCGAAGGCAGCCGTGTAGTAGAAGAAAGCACCTACCGTTTCGACAACTACCGTAGCAAGCCGGCACCGGCCAGCAACCTAGCCAAACTGACCTTCTGGCATGCCGAGAAGGACACTACCCTTACGAAAGCACACAAAACAGGCAAAGCCGTGGGCCTTGGGGTCAACGTAGCTCGAGATTTGGGCAATTTGCCTCCCAACGATTGCTACCCGGAATATCTGAGCGGGGTAGCTCGGGATCTGGGCAAAGAATATGAAAAGCTTACGGTGAAAGTATTGAGCCAGGCTCAGGCAGAAAAAATGGGCATGGGAGCCTTCCACGCGGTAGCCAAAGGCTCCGAACGCCAGGGCCAAATCATTGTGATGGAATACAAGGGCGCCAAACCCACCAAGCAAGGCCCGGTTGCCCTGGTCGGCAAAGGGATCACCTTCGATACCGGCGGCATTTCTCTAAAGCCCGGCGCCACCATGGATGAGATGAAATATGACATGGGCGGCGCTGCCAGTGTTTTCGGCTCAGTAAAAACTGTGTGCGAACTGGACCTGCCTATCCATCTAGTTGCCGTCGTGGCAGCGGCGGAAAACATGCCCGATGGCCGCGCCGCTCGCCCGGGAGATATCGTCAAAACCCTATCCGGCCAGACCGTGGAAATTCTCAATACCGATGCTGAAGGTCGACTGGTACTGTGCGACGCGTTGACCTACGTGCAGCAAAAACACAAACCACACACAGTCATCGACATCGCCACCCTGACCGGCGCTTGCGTTGTCGCCCTCGGCGCCCACGCCCAGGCAGTCTACTCCAACGACGATGACCTCAGCGAAGCTCTGCTCGCCGCGGGTAAAGAAACCGGCGACCGCGGCTGGCCGATGCCCCTGTGGGATGAGTACCAGGGCCAGCTGGACAGCCCCTTTGCCGACATGCAAAACATTGGCGGCCCCAAAGCAGGCTCCATCACCGCCGCCTGCTTCCTCTCCCGCTTCACCAAAGAAGTAAAATGGGCGCATCTGGATATCGCCGGCACCGCCTGGATCAGCGGCGGCATGAGCAAAGGCGCCACCGGTCGCCCTGTGCCTATGCTTACACGGTATTTGATGGACAACGCCTAA